In Cupriavidus basilensis, one genomic interval encodes:
- a CDS encoding ABC transporter substrate-binding protein, which produces MPCAALLLACLKALPAHADIRVGIDVSTTGPAASIGIPSKNTIMMWPQTLGGQRAQYVIMDDGSDPAAAVRNVRKLISEEKVDVVVGPNITPTAIAALDAVAEGETPMVALAASAAIIEPQSDPKRRWAFKMPQNDSHMATVLTEYMSNHGIRTVGFIGFNDAYGESWWREFSKLADVRKLKVVANERFSRTDTSVTGQVLKLMAATPDAILIAGAGTPSVLPQKTLAERGYKGKVYQTHGIATWDFLRVGGKDVEGTLFPTGPVVVARQLPDGHPVKKVALDFVTRYEAKYGADSITQFAGDAWGAWMLLDDAARRAGKSGAQPGTREFRHAMRDALETTTNLTIPNGVMNLSAKDHQGFDQRSRVMGVIRDGKFAYASDK; this is translated from the coding sequence TTGCCGTGCGCCGCCCTTCTGCTCGCCTGCCTCAAAGCCCTCCCCGCCCACGCCGATATCCGCGTGGGCATCGACGTTTCCACCACCGGCCCCGCCGCCTCCATCGGCATCCCGTCCAAGAACACCATCATGATGTGGCCGCAGACCCTGGGCGGCCAGCGCGCGCAGTACGTGATCATGGACGATGGCTCCGACCCGGCCGCGGCCGTGCGCAATGTGCGCAAGCTGATCTCCGAGGAGAAGGTGGATGTGGTGGTGGGCCCCAACATCACGCCCACCGCCATTGCTGCGCTGGATGCCGTGGCGGAGGGCGAGACGCCGATGGTGGCGCTGGCTGCGTCGGCCGCCATCATCGAGCCGCAGTCGGACCCCAAGCGGCGCTGGGCGTTCAAGATGCCGCAAAACGATTCGCATATGGCGACGGTCCTGACCGAGTACATGAGCAACCACGGCATCAGGACGGTCGGCTTCATCGGCTTCAACGATGCCTACGGCGAGAGCTGGTGGCGCGAGTTCTCCAAGCTGGCGGACGTACGCAAGCTCAAGGTGGTGGCCAATGAGCGCTTCTCGCGCACCGATACTTCGGTCACCGGGCAGGTGCTCAAGCTGATGGCGGCCACCCCGGATGCCATCCTGATTGCCGGCGCGGGCACGCCGTCGGTATTGCCGCAGAAAACCCTGGCCGAGCGCGGCTACAAGGGCAAGGTATATCAGACGCACGGCATCGCCACCTGGGATTTCCTGCGGGTGGGCGGCAAGGATGTGGAAGGCACGCTGTTCCCGACCGGGCCGGTGGTGGTGGCGCGGCAGTTGCCGGACGGCCATCCGGTAAAGAAGGTGGCGCTGGATTTCGTCACGCGCTATGAGGCGAAGTACGGCGCGGACAGCATCACGCAATTCGCTGGCGATGCCTGGGGCGCGTGGATGCTGCTGGACGATGCCGCGCGCCGTGCCGGCAAGAGCGGCGCGCAGCCGGGCACGCGCGAGTTCCGCCACGCCATGCGCGATGCGCTGGAGACGACCACCAACCTGACCATTCCCAATGGCGTGATGAACCTGAGCGCGAAGGACCATCAGGGCTTTGACCAGCGCTCGCGCGTGATGGGTGTGATCCGCGACGGCAAGTTTGCCTACGCGTCAGACAAGTAA
- a CDS encoding NAD(P)-dependent oxidoreductase, with translation MSNTTIGFIGLGAMGTPMVRHLLAGGHAVRAYVRRPEAADAARALGAVPCSTPAQAARGASVVFTNVTSSDDVQAVLLGEHGVIEGAAPGTICIDHSTISPIVTREIAARLAERGIEALDCPVSGGTVGAEAASLTIMVGGKAEMLERVRPLLALLGKTITHIGDHGAGQVAKLCNQIAQVVNIEGIAEAMRFAQAQQVDSGRVLQAMATGMAGSRMLDMMGPKMVAHDFAPGIEARLHDKDFGLAAQIARQLGLELPAMQATSRQLGTLMEKGWGKDDTSSLLRVLEG, from the coding sequence ATGAGCAATACGACGATTGGCTTTATCGGCCTTGGTGCCATGGGCACGCCGATGGTGCGCCACCTGCTCGCCGGCGGCCACGCCGTGCGCGCCTATGTACGCCGCCCCGAGGCCGCCGACGCAGCCCGCGCGCTTGGCGCCGTGCCCTGCAGCACGCCGGCGCAAGCCGCGCGCGGCGCCTCGGTGGTGTTTACCAACGTCACGTCATCGGACGACGTGCAGGCCGTGCTGCTGGGCGAGCACGGCGTGATCGAGGGCGCGGCGCCGGGCACCATCTGCATCGACCACAGCACGATCTCGCCCATCGTCACCCGCGAGATCGCCGCCAGGCTGGCCGAGCGCGGCATCGAAGCACTGGACTGCCCGGTCTCCGGCGGCACGGTCGGCGCCGAGGCCGCCAGCCTCACCATCATGGTGGGCGGCAAGGCCGAGATGCTGGAGCGCGTGCGGCCGCTGCTCGCGCTGCTCGGCAAGACCATCACCCACATCGGCGACCATGGCGCGGGGCAAGTCGCCAAGCTGTGCAACCAGATCGCGCAGGTGGTCAATATCGAAGGCATTGCCGAAGCCATGCGCTTCGCGCAGGCGCAGCAGGTAGACAGCGGCCGCGTGCTGCAAGCCATGGCCACCGGCATGGCTGGCAGCCGCATGCTCGACATGATGGGACCGAAGATGGTCGCCCACGACTTTGCCCCCGGTATCGAAGCGCGGCTGCACGACAAGGACTTCGGCCTGGCCGCGCAGATTGCGCGCCAGCTCGGGCTGGAGCTGCCGGCCATGCAAGCCACCTCGCGCCAGCTCGGCACGCTGATGGAAAAGGGCTGGGGCAAGGACGATACATCGTCGCTACTGCGGGTGCTGGAGGGCTGA
- a CDS encoding alpha/beta hydrolase codes for MSAQPSFASLAQLPSQDPAFYAREYNNRANVPDNAAHMAHWAALSRQVRKRAGWLEDLSYAGAEPGPHAADERLDYFPAEPGATDGPPPLLVFLHGGYWRALDKRDHSLVANALPHCGVSVAVINYSLCPAVTVQTIVLQAVRSVAWLYRESGRLGHDKARIFVGGHSVGGHMAAMMLTTLWPRVGSDLPADLVKGVVSVSGLHDLEPLRRADFLQVDLKLSARDVDRLSPAFLPPATDAPLVTAVGGLEPGEYHRQTDLLRAGWPANAQAPGAAHVPMPDRHHFNVMHDFADKDSPLLLAVRRMMGVA; via the coding sequence ATGTCAGCCCAGCCCTCCTTCGCCAGCCTTGCACAGCTGCCGTCGCAGGATCCCGCCTTCTACGCACGCGAATACAACAACCGGGCCAACGTGCCCGACAATGCCGCCCACATGGCCCACTGGGCGGCGTTGTCGCGGCAGGTGCGCAAGCGCGCCGGCTGGCTGGAGGACCTGAGCTATGCCGGTGCCGAGCCTGGCCCGCACGCGGCGGACGAGCGGCTCGATTACTTCCCGGCCGAGCCGGGCGCCACCGATGGGCCGCCGCCGCTGCTGGTGTTCCTTCACGGCGGCTACTGGCGCGCGCTGGACAAGCGCGACCACAGCCTGGTGGCCAATGCGTTGCCGCACTGCGGCGTGTCGGTGGCGGTGATCAATTACTCGCTGTGCCCGGCGGTGACGGTGCAGACCATCGTGCTGCAGGCCGTGCGCAGCGTGGCGTGGCTGTACCGGGAGTCGGGCCGGCTTGGCCACGACAAAGCGCGCATCTTCGTGGGCGGGCATTCCGTCGGCGGCCACATGGCCGCGATGATGCTCACCACGCTATGGCCGCGCGTAGGCAGCGATCTGCCGGCCGACCTGGTCAAGGGCGTGGTCTCGGTCAGCGGCCTGCATGACCTGGAGCCGCTGCGCCGGGCGGATTTCCTGCAGGTCGACCTGAAGCTATCGGCGCGCGACGTTGACCGGCTCTCGCCGGCCTTCCTGCCGCCGGCCACGGATGCGCCGCTGGTCACTGCTGTGGGCGGGCTGGAGCCGGGCGAATACCACCGGCAGACCGATCTGCTGCGCGCCGGCTGGCCTGCCAACGCGCAGGCACCGGGCGCGGCGCATGTGCCGATGCCCGACAGGCACCATTTCAACGTGATGCACGATTTCGCCGACAAGGACAGCCCGCTGCTGCTGGCTGTGCGGCGGATGATGGGGGTGGCTTAG
- a CDS encoding fimbrial protein, whose amino-acid sequence MSPPSTIAFDPGVPDGTVLWSGNLQTNYRSSNASTGGYVCPSSAFNIHFEGTTPYLGNNLYTTGIPGISYRFKMTGPTTGPIIYPSCFLQKYFPHICWINELGAGMTNHTLSVELIKTGSITGGGALSGVFAHWFVQLGRSYATYSWGGSVVIQPTIPTCKVSMPSIAVRLRDVNVNVFTGVGKTSPSQPFDIVLQCSGGNTGTSTDVYTTLTDQTDPSNVSDTLSLTKDSTASGVGIQVLNGTTVIKYGPDSSAAGNKNQWKAGSTGNGTFTIPLTARYIQTTPSVKAGTANGRATFTMNYQ is encoded by the coding sequence ATGTCACCGCCGTCGACAATCGCTTTCGACCCAGGGGTCCCGGACGGAACAGTACTATGGAGTGGAAATCTTCAGACTAATTATCGGAGTTCCAACGCATCCACTGGTGGTTACGTGTGCCCCTCAAGTGCCTTTAACATACATTTCGAGGGAACAACACCCTACTTGGGCAACAATCTTTACACGACTGGCATTCCCGGTATTTCGTATCGCTTCAAGATGACTGGCCCGACAACTGGCCCGATTATTTATCCGTCGTGTTTTCTGCAGAAATATTTTCCGCACATCTGCTGGATCAATGAACTCGGGGCCGGAATGACGAACCATACGTTGTCCGTTGAACTTATAAAGACAGGCTCAATTACCGGCGGCGGTGCACTGTCAGGAGTGTTTGCACACTGGTTCGTACAGTTAGGGAGGTCCTATGCCACCTACTCCTGGGGGGGAAGCGTTGTGATACAGCCAACTATCCCCACGTGCAAGGTGTCGATGCCATCGATTGCGGTCCGTCTTCGAGACGTAAACGTAAACGTCTTTACCGGAGTCGGAAAAACGTCACCAAGCCAGCCATTTGATATCGTGCTGCAGTGCTCTGGCGGAAATACCGGCACAAGCACAGATGTCTATACGACGCTGACCGACCAGACCGATCCAAGTAACGTTTCAGATACCCTGTCCCTTACCAAGGACTCCACTGCATCCGGTGTTGGCATTCAGGTTTTAAATGGGACCACGGTGATCAAATATGGCCCGGATTCCAGCGCCGCGGGCAATAAGAATCAGTGGAAGGCAGGTTCAACTGGTAATGGCACATTCACTATACCGCTGACAGCCCGGTACATCCAGACCACGCCCTCGGTGAAAGCGGGAACTGCAAATGGTCGTGCGACTTTCACGATGAACTATCAGTAA
- a CDS encoding adenylate/guanylate cyclase domain-containing protein: MSDGDGSVLFADISSSTKLYEKAGNTAAFGAIGQCIALMKSCSSAQQGRVVKTIGDEVMAVFPCAENAMQAALDMQMAIAALPPVSGIPMSIHIGFHHGPLLQDASGDVFGDTVNLAARLTKLASQGQIITSKDAVAHLPASLRQAMRYLYPIQVRGKDVPVELFEAIWQQNADLTILADVSQRAIRPALLTLRYREMEVRMNGASPPVTLGRDAAMTIVVADPQTSRFHAMVEFRAGKYMLIDRSANGTHVAIDGDDEIILRRDEVALRGHGWITFGQSMAGAGERVEFFPA, from the coding sequence ATGTCCGACGGTGACGGTTCCGTACTGTTCGCGGATATCAGCAGCAGCACCAAGCTGTATGAAAAGGCAGGCAACACGGCCGCCTTCGGTGCAATCGGGCAGTGCATTGCCCTGATGAAGTCCTGTTCATCGGCGCAGCAAGGCCGCGTGGTGAAGACCATCGGCGATGAAGTCATGGCGGTGTTCCCCTGCGCCGAGAATGCCATGCAGGCTGCACTCGACATGCAGATGGCGATTGCAGCGCTGCCGCCCGTATCCGGCATCCCCATGTCCATCCATATCGGCTTTCACCACGGCCCGCTCCTGCAGGATGCATCGGGCGACGTGTTCGGCGACACAGTGAACCTTGCCGCGCGCCTCACCAAGCTCGCATCGCAGGGGCAGATCATCACCAGCAAGGACGCCGTGGCGCATCTGCCGGCAAGCCTGCGCCAGGCGATGCGCTACCTCTACCCGATACAGGTGCGCGGCAAGGACGTGCCCGTGGAGTTGTTCGAAGCGATATGGCAGCAGAACGCCGACCTGACCATTCTGGCCGATGTCAGCCAGCGCGCGATCCGCCCCGCGCTGCTAACGCTGCGGTATCGGGAGATGGAGGTCCGCATGAACGGCGCCTCGCCGCCGGTCACGCTAGGGCGCGACGCCGCGATGACGATCGTCGTCGCGGATCCGCAGACCTCGCGGTTCCATGCAATGGTCGAGTTCCGCGCGGGTAAATACATGCTGATCGACCGAAGCGCGAATGGCACGCATGTCGCCATCGATGGCGATGACGAAATCATCCTGCGCCGTGATGAGGTCGCGCTCAGAGGGCACGGCTGGATTACGTTCGGGCAGTCGATGGCTGGCGCGGGGGAGCGGGTTGAGTTTTTTCCCGCATAG
- a CDS encoding patatin-like phospholipase family protein produces MQATQSPAIRHINIALQGGGTHGAFSWGVLDRLLEDKRIGIDGISGTSAGAVNATVLAYGLASGGPQGARQALETCWRKVSDCAKLSPLQPTWLDRLMGAGGSMEMSPAWMMFDHLTRFYSPYQLNPCNLNPLQNLLDETIDFEVLRRSKSVKLFLCATNVLRGRIRVFSTGEVCAKAVMASACLPTLFQAVEIDGEYYWDGGYMGNPPIYPLIYETDSRDVLIIRLNPIHIPRVPVTAREILDRINTLSFNSSLMREMRAIEFITRLIDEGALDPSRYRRMLIHGIDAETEMARLGAPSKFNADWAFLRGLFTLGRERADAWLAANFEALGQRSSIDIAETFL; encoded by the coding sequence ATGCAAGCCACGCAATCCCCCGCGATCCGCCACATCAACATCGCGTTGCAAGGCGGCGGCACCCATGGGGCATTCAGCTGGGGCGTGCTGGACCGGCTGCTGGAAGACAAGCGCATCGGCATCGACGGCATCAGCGGCACCAGCGCCGGTGCCGTCAACGCCACCGTGCTCGCCTACGGCCTGGCAAGCGGTGGGCCGCAGGGCGCGCGGCAGGCCCTGGAGACGTGCTGGCGCAAGGTGTCCGACTGCGCGAAGCTGAGTCCCTTGCAACCTACCTGGCTGGACCGGTTGATGGGCGCCGGCGGCAGTATGGAGATGTCGCCCGCGTGGATGATGTTCGACCATCTCACGCGCTTTTACTCGCCTTACCAGCTCAATCCTTGCAACCTCAACCCGCTGCAGAACCTCCTGGATGAGACCATCGATTTCGAGGTGCTGCGCCGCAGCAAGAGCGTCAAGCTGTTCCTGTGCGCAACCAATGTGCTGCGCGGGCGCATCCGCGTGTTCAGCACTGGCGAGGTCTGCGCCAAGGCCGTGATGGCTTCGGCCTGCCTGCCGACGCTGTTCCAGGCCGTGGAGATCGACGGCGAGTATTACTGGGACGGCGGCTACATGGGCAACCCGCCGATCTATCCGCTGATCTATGAGACCGACAGCCGCGATGTGCTGATCATCCGCCTCAACCCGATCCACATTCCCCGGGTGCCTGTTACGGCACGCGAAATCCTGGACCGTATCAACACGCTCAGCTTTAACTCCTCGTTGATGCGAGAGATGCGCGCCATCGAGTTCATCACCCGGCTGATCGATGAAGGCGCGCTCGACCCGTCACGCTACCGCCGCATGCTGATCCACGGCATCGATGCCGAAACCGAGATGGCACGGCTGGGCGCGCCCAGCAAGTTCAACGCGGACTGGGCCTTCCTGCGCGGCCTGTTCACGCTCGGGCGCGAGCGGGCCGACGCCTGGCTCGCGGCAAACTTCGAGGCACTCGGCCAGCGCTCATCGATCGATATCGCTGAAACATTCCTTTGA
- a CDS encoding LysR substrate-binding domain-containing protein gives MKHIPPIPLLLAFDAVARLRSFHKAAEELSLAHSTVSHRIRELERLSGMVLFARTTRTVTPTPAAERLLVSVRQALSTLGEAFGQMDGERTVRVSVLPSFARFRVVPALADFQRSHAQIAIELNPTSQMVVPRHGEADIALRFARAKPVEPHLDLGHDEWFPVAAPSYLATLRQRALPKLFSEAMLLSHSRHAWEPWFREAGLPMPRSHRVTTFTDTGLMLDAAMRGQGIAYGRRSLLLHLLKSGQLVRLSPVSLSSAHSYYLMASERLESSPEVRVVHGWIKGLVGEG, from the coding sequence ATGAAGCACATCCCGCCGATTCCGCTGCTGCTCGCTTTTGACGCCGTAGCCCGGCTGCGGAGTTTCCACAAGGCCGCCGAGGAACTTAGCCTCGCCCACAGCACGGTCAGCCACCGCATTCGGGAACTGGAGCGACTGAGCGGGATGGTGCTGTTTGCGCGGACCACCCGCACGGTGACTCCCACGCCAGCTGCCGAACGCCTGCTGGTATCCGTGCGCCAAGCGTTGTCCACGCTGGGCGAAGCCTTTGGCCAGATGGATGGCGAGCGCACAGTGCGCGTCAGCGTCCTCCCCTCCTTTGCCCGCTTCCGTGTCGTGCCCGCGCTGGCCGATTTTCAGCGCAGCCATGCGCAGATCGCCATCGAGCTCAACCCCACGAGCCAGATGGTGGTACCGCGTCATGGCGAGGCGGACATCGCGCTGCGCTTTGCCCGTGCCAAGCCGGTCGAGCCGCATCTGGACCTTGGCCATGACGAGTGGTTTCCGGTGGCGGCCCCGTCCTATCTCGCCACGCTTAGGCAGCGCGCCCTGCCCAAGCTGTTCAGTGAGGCCATGCTGCTCTCGCACAGCCGCCACGCCTGGGAGCCCTGGTTCCGGGAAGCTGGCTTGCCGATGCCGCGCAGCCACCGGGTGACCACTTTCACCGACACCGGCCTGATGCTGGACGCCGCCATGCGCGGGCAGGGCATCGCGTACGGACGCCGCTCGCTGCTGCTGCATCTGCTCAAGTCCGGGCAACTGGTGCGGTTGTCGCCGGTCAGCTTGTCATCGGCGCATTCGTACTATCTGATGGCGTCGGAACGGCTTGAGTCCTCGCCAGAGGTGCGGGTGGTACACGGTTGGATCAAGGGGCTGGTGGGGGAGGGGTAG
- the aspT gene encoding aspartate-alanine antiporter encodes METIVHLLATQPEIALFLALAMGHAVGAVKVGPFQFGGICGTLIAALVIGQSGARIDTDVRNVFFALFIFALGFTGGPQFFANVARSWRIGLLSVVEVSVVLALMALAVVVLNLDQGTAAGLLAGAATESAVIGTASEAIGRLGLSPDRIRELQTNIVTAYSVTYLFGLITIVLFTSQLAPLLLRINLRESAAALWHRLGGESDMGARQYSALPRLVGRVIEVRTAAGQTVLAAEQAVALGVTIRRIRRDGQTFKPSPDELLRAGDVVLAYGRRDAMVPFMQAVGIELPEAPEAAGEASMDMVVQAEQDVLLTRRAVSGLTLSALRGMADVGMGRGVYIDAIRRMERPIPPLPNTVLERGDVVSLSGPAEAVERVVPELGYRVVPTVKTDFVFLGVGVLLGMLLGSLRLKVGGAELTLGTGGGCLVAGLAFGWLRARVPLMGSLPSPAAEILKDFGLATFIAAVGLSAGPDAIKLVKTYGLALPVAGVLISIVPATLSLLVGHWWLKIEAPILLGAVAGQQCSTPAIMALTNAAGNSTPVIGYTITYAISNVLLPLMGPIAVGVAGALAH; translated from the coding sequence ATGGAAACCATTGTCCACCTGCTAGCCACGCAACCCGAGATCGCCCTGTTCCTGGCGCTGGCCATGGGGCACGCCGTGGGTGCGGTCAAGGTGGGGCCGTTCCAGTTCGGCGGCATCTGCGGCACGCTGATTGCCGCGCTGGTGATCGGCCAAAGCGGGGCGCGGATCGACACCGATGTGCGTAACGTCTTCTTTGCCCTGTTCATCTTTGCGCTGGGTTTCACCGGCGGCCCGCAGTTCTTTGCCAACGTCGCGCGCAGCTGGCGCATTGGCCTGCTATCGGTCGTCGAGGTGAGCGTGGTGCTGGCGCTGATGGCGCTGGCGGTGGTGGTGCTGAACCTGGACCAGGGCACCGCGGCGGGCTTGCTGGCAGGCGCCGCGACGGAGTCGGCGGTGATCGGCACCGCTTCCGAGGCCATCGGCAGGCTGGGCCTGTCCCCCGACCGGATACGCGAGCTGCAGACCAATATCGTCACCGCCTACAGCGTGACCTATCTGTTTGGGCTGATCACGATCGTGTTGTTCACCAGCCAGCTGGCGCCACTGCTGTTGCGCATCAACCTGCGCGAGTCTGCCGCAGCACTCTGGCACCGGCTCGGTGGCGAGTCCGATATGGGGGCGCGCCAGTACAGCGCGCTGCCGCGCCTGGTGGGACGCGTGATCGAGGTGCGGACCGCCGCGGGCCAGACTGTGCTGGCGGCCGAGCAGGCGGTGGCGCTGGGCGTGACGATCCGGCGCATCCGGCGCGATGGCCAGACCTTCAAGCCATCTCCCGACGAATTGCTGCGCGCCGGCGACGTGGTGCTGGCGTATGGACGGCGCGACGCCATGGTGCCCTTCATGCAGGCGGTGGGCATCGAGCTGCCCGAGGCGCCGGAAGCTGCCGGCGAAGCCAGCATGGACATGGTGGTGCAGGCCGAGCAGGACGTGTTGCTGACACGCCGCGCGGTGAGCGGCCTGACGCTGTCCGCGCTGCGCGGCATGGCGGATGTGGGCATGGGGCGCGGCGTGTACATCGACGCCATCCGGCGCATGGAGCGCCCCATCCCGCCGTTGCCCAACACGGTGCTGGAGCGTGGCGACGTGGTGAGCCTGAGCGGGCCGGCCGAAGCCGTGGAGCGGGTGGTGCCGGAGCTGGGCTATCGGGTCGTGCCCACCGTCAAGACCGATTTTGTGTTTCTCGGCGTCGGCGTGCTGCTGGGCATGTTGCTGGGCAGCCTGAGGCTGAAGGTTGGTGGCGCGGAGCTGACGCTCGGCACAGGCGGCGGCTGCCTGGTAGCGGGCCTGGCCTTTGGCTGGCTGCGCGCGCGGGTGCCGCTGATGGGCTCGCTGCCGTCGCCGGCGGCGGAGATACTGAAGGATTTCGGGCTGGCTACGTTCATCGCCGCGGTGGGCCTGTCGGCCGGGCCGGACGCGATCAAGCTGGTGAAGACCTACGGCCTGGCGCTGCCCGTGGCCGGGGTGTTGATCTCGATCGTGCCCGCGACGTTGTCGCTGCTGGTCGGCCACTGGTGGCTGAAGATCGAAGCCCCGATCCTGCTTGGCGCGGTGGCCGGCCAGCAATGCAGCACGCCCGCGATCATGGCGCTGACCAATGCGGCCGGCAACAGCACGCCGGTGATTGGCTACACGATCACCTATGCCATCTCCAACGTGCTGTTGCCGTTGATGGGACCGATCGCTGTCGGCGTGGCCGGCGCGCTGGCGCATTGA
- the aspT gene encoding aspartate-alanine antiporter, with amino-acid sequence MEWLHNIFQKSPEAALFLSLAVGYAIGKITFGRFQLGGVAGSLLAAVVISQVGVEIDNGVKAVMFAVFIYAVGYESGPQFFNSLNRSSLREIAMAVFMAVVGLATVVILAKLFHLDKGLAAGLAAGGMTQSAIIGTAGDAITKLGLPPDQVKLLQSNVAIGYAVTYVFGSLGAIIVCVNILPRFMKSDLKTDAKKIEAAMHGGAPQFGPGQRGALPRLVGRVFRVTGAAGKTVAQIETKGADLVTVEKVMRDGKPVEVKQDLVLKANDMVLMVGRRDAMVPTAQVIGEEVADADGMGVVMQTRRAVFTHKDMNNKSIAQIISMVERDQRHGVYIEHIERYDHPLPILPELKLQHGDILTFYGTPDDTARAAKTAGYELVPSEKTDFVYFGAGVLVGLLIGLLVWRVGSIPLTLGSGGGALLSGLVFGWARSKHPMYGAMPTAACQLLKDFGLAAFVAIVGINSGLQAVTTLKQSGLTIFLLGAVVTLLPLFLTMLFGRYVLKYDNAALLAGALSGSRSANPAFGGILDKAESPVPTVPFAITYALANVLLTLLGPLVVGLV; translated from the coding sequence ATGGAGTGGTTGCACAACATCTTCCAGAAGTCCCCTGAAGCAGCGTTATTCCTGTCGCTAGCCGTTGGCTACGCCATCGGCAAGATCACCTTCGGCCGCTTCCAGCTCGGCGGCGTGGCGGGATCGCTGCTGGCCGCGGTTGTCATCAGCCAGGTCGGGGTGGAGATCGACAACGGCGTCAAGGCGGTGATGTTCGCGGTGTTCATCTACGCTGTAGGCTACGAGAGCGGGCCGCAGTTCTTCAACTCGCTCAACCGCAGCTCGCTGCGGGAAATCGCCATGGCCGTCTTCATGGCGGTGGTGGGGCTGGCCACCGTGGTGATCCTGGCCAAGCTGTTCCATCTCGACAAGGGGCTGGCCGCTGGCCTGGCTGCCGGCGGCATGACGCAGTCGGCCATCATCGGTACCGCCGGAGACGCCATTACCAAGCTCGGCTTGCCGCCCGACCAGGTCAAGCTGCTGCAATCGAACGTGGCGATCGGCTATGCCGTGACCTATGTGTTCGGCTCGCTGGGCGCCATCATCGTGTGCGTGAATATCCTGCCGCGCTTCATGAAGTCGGACCTGAAGACCGACGCCAAGAAGATCGAGGCGGCCATGCACGGCGGCGCGCCGCAGTTCGGCCCGGGCCAGCGCGGCGCGCTGCCGCGCCTGGTGGGCCGCGTGTTCCGCGTGACTGGCGCTGCAGGCAAGACCGTGGCGCAGATCGAGACCAAGGGCGCGGATCTCGTCACGGTCGAGAAGGTGATGCGCGACGGCAAGCCGGTCGAGGTCAAGCAGGACCTGGTGCTCAAGGCCAATGACATGGTGCTGATGGTGGGCCGGCGCGACGCCATGGTGCCCACCGCGCAGGTGATCGGCGAGGAGGTGGCCGATGCCGACGGCATGGGCGTGGTGATGCAGACGCGCCGCGCGGTGTTCACGCACAAGGACATGAACAACAAGTCCATCGCGCAGATCATCAGCATGGTGGAGCGCGACCAGCGGCACGGCGTGTATATCGAGCATATCGAGCGCTACGACCATCCGCTGCCGATCCTGCCCGAGCTAAAGCTGCAGCACGGCGACATTCTTACCTTCTACGGCACGCCGGACGACACCGCGCGCGCGGCCAAGACCGCCGGCTACGAGCTGGTGCCAAGCGAGAAGACGGACTTCGTCTACTTCGGCGCGGGCGTGCTGGTGGGCCTGTTGATCGGCCTGCTGGTATGGCGCGTGGGGTCGATCCCGCTGACGCTGGGCTCGGGCGGCGGCGCGCTGCTCTCCGGGCTGGTGTTCGGCTGGGCGCGGTCCAAGCACCCGATGTACGGCGCCATGCCGACGGCGGCCTGCCAGTTGCTCAAGGACTTCGGGCTGGCGGCCTTTGTCGCCATCGTCGGCATCAACTCCGGGCTGCAGGCGGTGACCACGCTCAAGCAAAGCGGGCTGACCATCTTCCTGCTGGGCGCGGTGGTGACGCTGCTGCCGTTGTTTCTCACCATGCTGTTCGGCCGCTACGTGCTCAAGTACGACAACGCCGCGCTGCTGGCCGGCGCGCTGTCGGGCTCGCGCAGCGCCAACCCGGCCTTCGGCGGCATCCTGGACAAGGCGGAAAGCCCGGTGCCGACGGTGCCGTTTGCCATCACCTACGCACTGGCCAACGTACTGCTGACCCTGCTGGGGCCGCTGGTGGTCGGCCTGGTGTAG